The Micropterus dolomieu isolate WLL.071019.BEF.003 ecotype Adirondacks linkage group LG23, ASM2129224v1, whole genome shotgun sequence DNA window AGATGTTTGTGATATGATTCATACAAACCACATGTGAAACTGTCAGACTTTCACAAGTTCTCCTTTATTGGAACTTAATACAGTATATAAGGATAACTTTACACTAATACACTAATGTGGAACAAGATACTCAGAAATGATTGTTCTTTGGATTGAAAGAGGAAAATGGTCTGTGACCCATTTCATGGAGACATGTTTACATTATGGAGAATCTGTGATAAATTAAATCTTTGCTGTTTTGTTAGAGAATGTAATAAAATGGTTCAACAGCCTTTGGTGCACTGCAGTATTGTATCTGAGGCCATTCTGTGTTGGAGATATTAACTTAGAACTTAGCAAGCAGTTCACTAATACATTTATTGGAAATGTTTATGTGGAGTATTAGCCAAATCAACTGGGAAGAAAGTATGCTCTGCAAGAATATACAAATGAAGCTGTAAtaagaaaattatatttatcttatcCAGTTCCAAGCCAAAGAAGTAAGCTTTAAAACACTGAATGACACCTATCCATCTAATGAATTcctgcatgaaaaaaaaaagttgggaCAATAATACCTATGGGTTTTGTGAGAAAGATATTGAGGTTGTAGAACATATTTTATTCCAGTATGAATGGCTATCATGACAGAGTTGGCTTCAACATAAAGATAAAAGCTAATGCTGCACCCATTGGATgtaatgtctgttttttaaagCCAATTTATGAAGGAGAAAACTTGGACTTCGGTTTtaataatttgattttattgGATAAACATTGTAATTTATAGGCTACATGTAAATATGTGAAGGTCAGGTGAAAACCAGCTAAATCCCTTGACTGTATGAGGAAACGCCCTTGTGCGTCAGATGAGTTGAGCATGTTATAACAATCATTCACTGCTTCTCTTCCATGGAGACAGAACGTGAGGGATTACTTTGATAGCCTACTTGTTGATTAATAAACATTGAATCACACTAgacttacttttttaaaatttgttgatttggtgGGGGAAGTACAGATTGTGAAATGAAAAAGGAAAGATTGTGTCACAGATGATCATATTTTGAGCAGCAGGGAGGTTCACCTATTAGAGATCACGGTCAAAAAGAAACTAAATATCAAgatttagttgttgttttttgcacaAAGCAGAGAGGCGTGTCTCTGCAGAAACGCTGCTGTGTGTGCTGAattctgttttgtgtttccaaggCAACGGGTCCCACATAACAACATCCAATCAAAACTCGACACTAAGTTTTCTCGACCAATGACATGTCCGTTGTGTTTTGAGTGACAGTTCGTTGGTCCAATAGCGTTAATCGGCCATGTTGTAGTTGGCAGCGCTCCACCTTGTCAGGTTAGTTCGCTGCTGGAGCGCTGGAGGAACTTTGTCTGTGTCGGTCATTCAGAAGTTTTTCATTTCGACCAAAATGAGGGAAATCGTTCACCTGCAGGCAGGCCAATGTGGAAACCAAATTGGAGCTAAGGTTAGAATAGCTTAGTTTAACAGTGAAGTCTCAACTCTATGACAAAAAAGAGCGTGAATGTTACATTTGGTTGGGCGGGCTGATAAATGAGCTTAACTTCACGTTACTTAGCCTCGAAGCTAACGGTAGCCTTGGTGTCCAAACCGCCGATTGGTCTGACTCGCAGGGGTAAGTCATGCTACTTTAACCGTTGTCCTGTCGTGTCTTTTTCCCAAATCTAGTTCTGGGAGGTGATAAGTGACGAACATGGCATCGACCCGTCCGGGACATACCATGGGGACAGCGACCTGCAGCTGGAACGGATCAACGTGTATTACAACGAGGCGACAGGTGAACTTCACATTGCTGTTCAAGGTTTCCGAGCTAGAGTTAGATTATCTCATTTCTAACGGAGTCGAGGAAATTCAACACTACTCGGAAGGCTTGTTAGTACCGTAGCCATCCAGCAGGCGGTTCTTCTCCCGCTAGAAGCCACTAGAAACCAGTCAGCGTGCCCTGTTTGGCTCTCCTTCCTAGTTACTGTCGCCCCGTCTCTATGAAAACgttacaacaaaacaacaaacctcCAGCCAACGAAAACAACCCAAATATGAGTGTTAGCTTTAACTTATTGTAATATATGTAGCCTATACAAAAGACTaaccttgtttatttttttactttatgaCTGAGGAACATGTAACAAGTAATGTAAATGAACACGTTTCTCACCCAATATCAAAAAACAGTTCATAAACCACTCATAGTGTTGGTTTTGTGCTTTCTGTAGCTCTACTGGAACTGTCTGCTGTAAGCAGCCAACCCAATCCTTATAATAAATTTCAAACGGGTAGCTCAATGTCGAAACATATATTGCTCAGAGTTTTTGTGATTTCACTTTGCTTTTCAAATCTGTAAAAAGCACTTTGCTTTGTTTGGTCAACATTTCGAAAGTATTTAATGCACACtaacaaaaaggagaaaaagtgAGCAGGTATTTGTGTAAATTGTTTCATATCTTTCCTTAATTTGTCCACCTGTGTTTTCATCTCCAGGTGGCAAGTACGTCCCTCGTGCAGTGCTGGTGGACTTGGAGCCAGGCACAATGGACTCTGTGAGGTCTGGTCCCTTTGGCCAAATCTTTAGACCAGACAACTTTGTTTTTGGTGAGAATTTAAATATGAACataacttatatatatatttaatattataagaAATGCAAACCATGTAAAGTGACTTTGAGAACCTATttatatgaataaaatgtagtattattattattattattattataattagatAGTCACTgttattttaaagctgcataTCCATAAAGTAGTTTTCCACAGTCCTGCATGAGTAAATGAGCCAGGTTCTTTCAGTGTATGTACTGCTCACTGCAAGTAAATCATGTTTGACTTTGCAAGTATAGATATATCCAAGAGGTTTTGACACCACAGCAGTGATAGATTTCTGTATTTGCACGTAACACAGGCCAGAGCGGAGCCGGTAATAACTGGGCTAAAGGCCACTACACTGAAGGAGCCGAGCTGGTGGACTCTGTCCTGGATGTGGTGAGAAAGGAAGCGGAGAGCTGCGACTGCCTCCAGGGCTTCCAGCTCACACACTCCCTGGGAGGAGGCACCGGCTCCGGCATGGGCACGCTGCTCATCAGCAAAATCCGAGAGGAGTATCCAGACCGCATCATGAACACTTTCAGCGTGGTGCCTTCACCCAAGGTTCACAATAACacgtgaaaatgttttaaaatgacacaGCTGGCCCTGCACATGCTTTTCTGTAACGCTATTCCTTCTTCCTCCCTTTGTCTCATCTTTCCCTTCACGCTCCCACTCCAGGTGTCAGACACAGTGGTGGAGCCATACAATGCCACCCTCTCCGTCCACCAGCTGGTCGAGAACACAGACGAGACCTACTGCATTGATAATGAGGCCCTGTATGACATCTGCTTCCGCACACTGAAGCTCACCACGCCCACCTACGGTGACCTCAACCACCTCGTCTCAGCCACCATGAGTGGGGTGACCACCTGCCTGCGCTTCCCCGGCCAGCTCAATGCTGATTTGAGGAAACTGGCTGTCAACATGGTGCCCTTCCCCAGGCTGCATTTCTTCATGCCAGGCTTTGCCCCCCTGACTAGCCGTGGCAGCCAGCAGTACAGGTGGAGAGGCAGGGGCGTCCTTTTTAGAGACTGGATCAGACCCACCCAGATCAGACTCAAgttgtatttttaatgcatttgacATGAATACTAATCAAATTGTCTGTCTTATTCNNNNNNNNNNNNNNNNNNNNNNNNNNNNNNNNNNNNNNNNNNNNNNNNNNNNNNNNNNNNNNNNNNNNNNNNNNNNNNNNNNNNNNNNNNNNNNNNNNNNTGCACCAGGCTGCCGGGATCTGGCTAAATCCCAAGCTCTGTATAAATAAATCTCCCTTCCTTTGGAAGCTTTGGTTGCAAAAAGGGATTAGGGTGCTCGGTGACTTGTACCAGGATGGGACATTAAAGTCTTTTGAGGCACTTAGTCAGGAATTTGACTTACCACGTAATCAACAGTGGAAGTATTTTCAGTTAAGACACCTACTGGTGCAGGTCTTCGGCTCCCCTTCAGTAGTCCCACCGAGCGGTGACATGTTGGAGAAGGTTCTAACAATCTATGGGCGTGGCCATGAAGCCTCTGCCTACTACGCTATGATCCTTACGGCCTCGGACTCTAATATTTTGTCCCTTAAAATGACATGGGAAACTGATTTAAAGGTGTCATTTACAGATGCAGAATGGGGCAGAATTCTTAGCAATGGGAAAAAAATGTCAAGGGAATTGCGAACGCGACTTATCCAATTCAAAATACTGAATAGAATCTATTGGACACCATCCAGGCTGCATAAGGTTGGTTTGGTTGATAACTCAGAATGCTGGAGGTGTCAGGACAAAAATGGTATCTTTGTACACATGCTCTGGAGTTGCCCGAAAATTCAGGCATTTTGGTCTTCCCTGCATACAATTGTAGAGAAAATTGTCGAACAGAATATCCCACTCACCCCTAGTCTGTTTATTTTGGGGGACCCCTCTGCATTAAGTGACCTGGCCCCTCCACTCTCTAACTGGATCCAGACTGTCCTCATGCTAGGCCGGAAACTTGTGGTCAAAGAATGGAAAGCCCCCTCTGCACCAGCACTGGATTTGTGGTACGCCGCTCTGGGTCAGCTGGCTGCCCTTGAACATCTGTCCTATAGGTTGCTTGATAAAGTGGAGGAGTACAACTTGAAATGGGGGAAGTTTCATTCGTACACCTTGAAGGTTTAACAGCGTTCCAGCTCAAAAACATAGCATTTAACTAGGAAACATGATTGATGGATACTTTTGGATAGAATACGCTACCTACATTTAGGCAAGGCTGTAACTCAAGGGCTAGGTGCAtcactgctttattttattttattattattatttttatttatttttttatttatttatttatcttactTTCTctattattttctaaatgtatttagtttttgtctATGGGCGTGCCACGTCCTCCTTTCATTCTATTTTGTTGTATGAGTATTGCTTTATTTTTCggaaggaatgtgtgtgtgtttaagtgttctgaaaaatcaataaaatgttaatcataaaaaaaagaaaacaaatctgtaatgttaccgtccgtccaccgtaaaacgaaacttatgtctgTCGGgaagctgcaccttttaactcccctccagcgctctctgtagctcagccaatccctgctacctgcgtgtgctaatccatcctttcacccatattcttttgtctttataattgccatctttataataacaaacaacagctgttttgtgttcagGATTGCTCATTTtgcgtttcacatttcacatgttttcttgacaaaacgtggtctGGAGACCTGGgtcgggtgacagagccgctgtcagctgtgtagtgtgtgaccccctgtcaccgatcagtcacgtagcgtgaacgccacaacaacttcaagactcccgtcataTGACGGCAAGTTGGGTAGTGTGTAGTTGGATTagcttcatgtagttattctctGGCGTTATGGCTTTGcaacgtggacagaaatgtgccatTACCTTCATGAGAACTTTTGTTGAATACAGCCCTGGTGGAAAATctctatttctttttactgctaatggtgatacaTAACAACttatgtgcacacaaatgtgtaatttgtactttcataTGCCAATAACCCATTAAAAACGTATATTAAATATGTGCCATTATACAGACAATAGTATCATCTTGGATTCTGCACTCTAACAGTATATCACAATATCTATAGGCAACAGCAATTTCTAATTAGGATAAGCGGTTTTCTATGTTTAGCTTGCCACACAACACCAATGTATCTTGACCACCACACAACCATGTGgccacaaaacaaatgtaatagGTGGTTCCCTTTTGGAACATAAAAAGGTTAACTTTCAATCTAATagtcacaaaaaaacatctaGCTGTGACCTTTTGACTCAAGATGACAAACTTTTCCTTTTGGGTGAACTGTTCCTTTAACAAGGGTAGACAAAAAATTCCAACTTTTTCCCATCTGTTGCCAAAAAGCTATTTTCACAGCCCTGCTGTGAACTATGTCTTTCTAGATCAGCAGGGCCTCCCTCTGCCTCTGTCACACTCACTGCTGTTTGATCTGGGCCTGGCCCCCCTACTTTTGCAGTGACAGGTTTATTTCAATAATGTAGGTGGCTCAGGGTGTGTAGGAATTGCAGGGGGTGGCGAACTTCAGTTTGGGACTGTGgcgatggtgtgtgtgtgtgtgtgtgtcacagcccTTACAGCTTCAAGTTACTGTGGAAAGAGTGAGGGCCCTCTTTTGTTGAGTAAAGGCAACCACCACCAATCAATAAAACTCTGCAATTTCTGTTCACCCGTGATACTTCTCACCCGTCCCTGacagtatttatttacagttcTTATTTTCCTGCATCTCTCACCTCCTTTCTAAGAGGGTCTTAATCCCTTTTTTACTTCTTCGTTCCTTTTCTTAAACCTTCTCATATATATCATCTCACCCAATTTCTCCTAATTGGCGAACTAAGGTGCTACAACCCCGAGCAGAAAAGTGTGACCTGACCACCTGTAAGCCACGAGTGCACTCACAcagacgcaaacacacacacattatggaGTCATTAATCAAAACAACAGTGCAACTGAATGACCAGTACCACCAAGAATCTAATTTGTGATATGTactgatattttattttccctAAGTGtatacacacaaatgtactctgtacacacactccTTCTAGATACACACTTACACAGTTGTAAAGGGCCGTCTCCCTGAGTGAGTATTACTGGCAGTATCTTCTGGCACAAATCATAACCTGCCCATTAATATCTGATTAGGGAAagtgctgtgtgttttctctgttcAAGGAAGCTCAGTGGCAATCAAATTATGCCAGGAGATATTTATAAACTAGTTATACTGTTATGTCTAGGAAAAcataattcatttgaattattCAAAGCACTTTGATGAACTTCCTTGTgataataaacatttgaaacaaaacaGCTCCAGAGTTGTGACACATCCGAGACTATATTGCTACCAAGAGCCAAGTATGAGAGAGGTAAAGAGGATTTTACAAACTTAGGAATGGAAGAGAGTTTTCAATTATCTCAGTGTTATGTAGGTAGCCTTGCCATCAGCTCTTTCTTGCACTTTTCTGCTTCATGCCCATTCAATATGAGGCTCCCTGAAGTTTTTTAGGTTTGATGGCTTTAGAGCGGAGAAGTGGGAGCCAACATTTATTTGCCCTTtcttgcattttctttttgtacatttttaacaatgtttcacaacaaaaaatgcaaggcaacatttacattttcatattaTACTTTCAAACATATCAAAACAGAAGTACTAtgcaataaacatcaaaatcaCCAGATTAAAAACCTTAAATTTGCAGATAATGCCAGAGCCGAGACTGAAAAGCTCACTGATTCTATTCAATTcagttacatttatatagcaccaattcataacaaaagttt harbors:
- the LOC123962644 gene encoding tubulin beta-4B chain-like codes for the protein MREIVHLQAGQCGNQIGAKFWEVISDEHGIDPSGTYHGDSDLQLERINVYYNEATGGKYVPRAVLVDLEPGTMDSVRSGPFGQIFRPDNFVFGQSGAGNNWAKGHYTEGAELVDSVLDVVRKEAESCDCLQGFQLTHSLGGGTGSGMGTLLISKIREEYPDRIMNTFSVVPSPKVSDTVVEPYNATLSVHQLVENTDETYCIDNEALYDICFRTLKLTTPTYGDLNHLVSATMSGVTTCLRFPGQLNADLRKLAVNMVPFPRLHFFMPGFAPLTSRGSQQYRWRGRGVLFRDWIRPTQIRLKLYF